In a single window of the Eshraghiella crossota genome:
- a CDS encoding site-specific integrase — protein MAYIRKRKKSYSVVYRVNDADGTEHQKSEGYTTLKEAEKRKKEIEYKQSLGTFVVPKCTKVKELIKEYVRIYGHNEWGVATYDGNVGLINNYIIPTIGEVQLSEINNHFMEKYYTDLLKMPAVKSSRNPDGDKLITAATVHQIHKVLRSCFRQAVKWDMMDRNPATDATLPKYKAEEREIWTAEMLMQAIDACENKWLKVAFHLAFAATVRIGELLGLTWDCVDISEEAISENRAYVFINKQVERVSKEAVEELDSKEVILIFPSQRKNNKTVRVLKTPKTDTSERKVYIPGFVAQCLIDIKKEQDEVKEALGSEYTDYNLIMATTFGMPINGSYIRDQMQKVIDKEGLPDVVFHSLRHTSVTYKLKLSGGDIKAVQGDSGHAQADMVTEVYGHIIDEDRRKNAERMENAFYNKENLNPDIHEQKEEENKITIPEGVDPELLMKVLGNPEMAALLTSLAKTMKV, from the coding sequence ATGGCTTATATAAGGAAGCGAAAAAAATCATACAGTGTTGTCTACCGTGTAAATGATGCAGATGGCACGGAGCACCAGAAGTCGGAAGGCTATACCACGCTGAAAGAAGCCGAAAAGCGAAAAAAGGAGATTGAGTATAAGCAGTCCCTGGGAACATTTGTTGTACCAAAATGCACCAAGGTAAAAGAACTTATAAAGGAATATGTCAGAATCTACGGACATAATGAGTGGGGAGTTGCTACCTATGATGGAAACGTAGGACTGATCAATAACTATATTATTCCCACGATCGGAGAGGTGCAACTGTCTGAGATCAACAACCATTTCATGGAGAAGTATTATACAGATCTTCTGAAAATGCCGGCTGTAAAGAGTTCAAGGAATCCGGATGGGGACAAGCTGATTACAGCTGCGACAGTTCATCAGATACATAAGGTACTAAGGAGCTGTTTCAGGCAGGCGGTAAAGTGGGATATGATGGACAGGAATCCGGCAACGGATGCGACACTGCCGAAGTATAAAGCTGAGGAGCGTGAAATCTGGACTGCGGAAATGCTGATGCAGGCAATCGATGCGTGTGAGAATAAATGGCTTAAAGTAGCATTTCATCTGGCATTCGCAGCAACGGTCCGAATAGGAGAGCTGCTTGGGCTGACATGGGACTGTGTGGATATATCAGAAGAAGCTATTTCAGAGAACAGGGCATATGTCTTTATTAACAAACAGGTGGAGCGTGTATCAAAGGAAGCTGTTGAGGAGCTGGATTCAAAAGAAGTCATTCTGATTTTTCCATCCCAAAGGAAGAATAATAAGACGGTCAGGGTGCTGAAAACACCAAAGACCGATACCAGCGAGCGCAAAGTTTATATACCGGGATTTGTGGCACAGTGCCTTATTGATATAAAGAAGGAACAGGATGAGGTAAAGGAGGCGCTTGGCAGTGAGTATACCGATTACAACCTGATAATGGCGACTACTTTTGGAATGCCGATTAATGGCAGCTATATTCGTGACCAGATGCAGAAAGTAATTGATAAAGAAGGGCTTCCGGATGTGGTTTTTCATAGTCTGCGCCATACAAGTGTTACATACAAGCTGAAACTGAGCGGTGGAGATATCAAAGCAGTCCAGGGGGATTCCGGACATGCACAGGCGGACATGGTAACGGAAGTGTATGGTCATATTATTGATGAGGACCGGCGAAAAAATGCAGAGAGAATGGAGAATGCCTTTTATAATAAGGAAAATCTTAATCCGGATATACATGAGCAGAAAGAGGAAGAAAATAAGATTACCATACCGGAGGGAGTAGATCCCGAACTGCTGATGAAAGTACTTGGCAATCCGGAGATGGCGGCTTTGCTTACTTCTCTGGCGAAGACAATGAAAGTATAA
- a CDS encoding helix-turn-helix domain-containing protein: MDNLTGADNIRKEMEEDMASGKLAKKKTMSVPEMRKLLGVKKTESYWLVHRNFFKTEIINGQMRVDLESFEKWYANQVKHKKVNGEDPGAELTKKSYSFRDAANLLGIHSSNLYEIWREEKLETFTVDFTKRIPIEVFEKWYENQIMYQKVGKMPTITDLQADFIPLHEAAALLGITKEKMSVITRASRFKDCFEIQVFEDKKWISKKSFQHFLNAQSVYQAVKEPGPVKQNNQESMETKEYISRSEAAALAGVTSGTITKWMQMERFSCVGAGKVLRINRKEFLQWLKEYQEGAG, translated from the coding sequence ATGGATAATCTTACAGGTGCGGATAATATAAGAAAAGAGATGGAAGAAGATATGGCATCCGGAAAGCTGGCAAAGAAGAAAACAATGTCTGTTCCGGAGATGCGGAAACTTCTTGGAGTCAAAAAGACAGAGAGCTACTGGCTGGTACACAGGAATTTTTTCAAGACGGAGATCATCAATGGCCAGATGCGTGTTGATCTGGAGAGCTTTGAAAAATGGTATGCAAACCAGGTAAAACATAAAAAAGTGAATGGCGAAGATCCGGGAGCTGAACTGACAAAGAAATCTTATTCTTTTCGTGATGCGGCAAATCTTCTGGGAATCCATTCTTCAAATCTGTATGAGATATGGCGGGAAGAAAAACTTGAGACTTTTACGGTAGATTTTACAAAGAGAATTCCCATTGAGGTATTTGAAAAATGGTATGAGAATCAGATCATGTATCAGAAAGTAGGAAAGATGCCTACGATCACGGATCTGCAGGCAGATTTTATTCCATTGCACGAAGCGGCAGCACTTCTTGGAATTACGAAGGAGAAGATGTCTGTAATCACCAGGGCAAGCAGATTTAAGGACTGCTTTGAAATTCAGGTGTTTGAGGATAAGAAGTGGATTTCAAAAAAGAGTTTTCAGCATTTTCTGAATGCGCAGAGTGTATATCAGGCTGTGAAGGAACCGGGGCCTGTAAAGCAGAATAATCAGGAGAGTATGGAGACAAAAGAATATATTTCCCGATCAGAGGCAGCGGCTCTTGCAGGAGTTACAAGCGGAACAATCACAAAATGGATGCAGATGGAACGCTTTTCATGTGTTGGAGCCGGAAAAGTTCTGAGAATAAACCGCAAAGAATTTCTGCAATGGCTGAAAGAATACCAGGAAGGAGCTGGATAA
- a CDS encoding helix-turn-helix domain-containing protein, translating to MAEKRCYTVKEVQEMLGISRPTVYELLKKNEFRWIQIGNKYRISKKSFDEWLDQKHDM from the coding sequence ATTGCAGAAAAAAGATGCTATACCGTAAAGGAAGTACAGGAAATGCTTGGGATCAGCAGACCGACTGTATATGAGCTGTTGAAGAAAAATGAATTCCGCTGGATCCAGATTGGAAACAAATACCGTATTTCAAAGAAGAGTTTTGACGAATGGCTGGATCAGAAGCATGACATGTAG
- a CDS encoding helix-turn-helix domain-containing protein, producing the protein MRNTYAENTMGTRIREMRKAAGMSQEQLAEILCTKKATISAYENDHIDIKSSIVLEIAKALNCSGSYLLEGKKAEALDVRIMDALLELKNDQMREVALKQIQALALLG; encoded by the coding sequence ATGAGAAATACATATGCAGAAAATACAATGGGAACAAGAATCAGGGAAATGAGAAAAGCAGCAGGAATGTCACAGGAGCAGCTGGCAGAAATCCTGTGCACTAAGAAAGCAACGATATCAGCATATGAGAATGACCATATAGACATTAAAAGCAGCATTGTTCTGGAAATAGCAAAAGCCCTGAATTGCAGTGGATCATATCTGCTGGAAGGGAAAAAGGCAGAGGCACTGGATGTCAGAATAATGGATGCGCTGCTGGAGCTGAAAAATGACCAGATGAGAGAAGTTGCACTGAAACAGATTCAGGCACTGGCACTTCTTGGATAA
- a CDS encoding helix-turn-helix domain-containing protein — protein sequence MSNDNDKDQEYQKNMGKRLRKIRKENALSQDDVADALGICTKQYQRYEYGDSAISCEKLSILEESFHFDVRYIVTGKREQIDIDRYVVNMPWKEKRDFFERMARYVLRILNNTEKGE from the coding sequence ATGTCGAACGATAACGATAAAGACCAGGAATATCAAAAGAATATGGGTAAACGTCTGAGAAAGATACGAAAAGAGAATGCACTGTCTCAGGATGATGTTGCGGATGCTCTTGGTATATGCACAAAGCAGTATCAGAGATACGAATATGGAGATTCTGCAATTTCATGTGAGAAACTGTCAATACTGGAAGAGTCTTTTCATTTTGATGTGCGATACATAGTAACAGGAAAGAGAGAGCAGATTGACATAGACAGATATGTTGTAAATATGCCCTGGAAGGAAAAACGCGATTTTTTTGAGAGAATGGCCAGATATGTACTCAGGATATTGAACAACACAGAGAAAGGAGAATAG
- the dinB gene encoding DNA polymerase IV produces the protein MNRTILHSDCNCFYASVELLHHPELRGKPVAVGGDPEARHGIVLTADYTAKRYGVKTGMALWQAKQVCPDITFLPPRMDLYLRFSRMAQEIYADYTDKREPYGIDESWLDVTDSATLKGDGFHIAQEISSRMKKELGITVSVGVSFNKIFAKLGSDYKKPDAITTMYEDEFQRKAWCLPVSDLLYVGNATNKKLYSMGIRTIGDLAKSDETLLVRKLGKMGSILWAFANGYDESPVKLENTSAPVKSVGNSTTTPRDMETDEDVKIVLYILAESVAARLRENGFRCRTVEISVRDKELFHFSKQVKLQNASNITKEIAEAGYRLYKDNYRLPADDKELKSSRPEFFQKPLRSIGIRGTDLVTDYFWEQLDMFMDPQAREKQMKMDETVDIIRKRFGFYSVQRGLMYRDRILSACDAKSDHTVHPHGYFG, from the coding sequence GTGAACCGGACAATACTGCATAGTGATTGTAACTGTTTTTATGCATCGGTAGAGCTTCTGCATCATCCGGAGCTTCGGGGAAAGCCTGTAGCAGTAGGCGGTGATCCTGAGGCGAGACATGGAATTGTGCTGACCGCTGATTATACAGCCAAGAGATATGGTGTAAAAACCGGAATGGCATTATGGCAGGCAAAACAGGTATGCCCGGACATAACATTTCTTCCCCCAAGGATGGACCTGTATCTCAGATTTTCCAGAATGGCACAGGAAATTTATGCTGACTATACAGATAAGAGGGAACCATACGGAATTGATGAGTCCTGGCTGGACGTGACAGACAGTGCAACTCTCAAGGGAGACGGCTTTCATATTGCGCAGGAAATAAGCAGCAGGATGAAAAAAGAACTTGGCATTACGGTGAGCGTGGGTGTGTCGTTCAACAAGATATTCGCCAAGCTGGGATCTGATTATAAGAAGCCGGATGCCATTACTACTATGTATGAGGATGAGTTTCAGAGAAAAGCCTGGTGTCTTCCGGTTTCTGATTTGTTATATGTGGGAAATGCAACGAATAAAAAGTTATATAGCATGGGAATCCGGACTATCGGAGATCTGGCAAAATCTGATGAAACCCTACTGGTCAGAAAACTTGGAAAGATGGGAAGTATTCTGTGGGCTTTTGCTAATGGATATGATGAATCTCCGGTAAAGCTGGAAAACACATCAGCTCCGGTCAAGTCCGTAGGCAACAGTACAACAACTCCCAGGGATATGGAAACAGATGAAGATGTCAAGATTGTGTTATACATTCTGGCAGAAAGTGTAGCGGCAAGACTCCGGGAGAATGGTTTCCGGTGCCGGACTGTTGAGATCAGTGTCCGTGACAAAGAACTGTTCCATTTTTCAAAACAGGTAAAGTTACAGAATGCGAGCAATATCACCAAAGAGATTGCAGAGGCTGGATACAGGCTGTACAAAGACAACTACAGACTACCGGCGGATGATAAGGAGCTAAAAAGCAGCCGGCCAGAGTTCTTTCAAAAGCCACTGCGGAGCATAGGAATACGTGGAACGGATCTTGTGACAGATTATTTCTGGGAGCAGCTGGACATGTTCATGGATCCTCAGGCAAGAGAAAAACAGATGAAAATGGATGAGACGGTTGATATTATCCGCAAAAGATTTGGATTTTACAGTGTCCAGAGAGGGCTTATGTACCGTGACAGAATACTGTCAGCATGTGATGCAAAGTCTGATCATACGGTACATCCGCATGGGTACTTTGGATAG
- a CDS encoding XRE family transcriptional regulator produces the protein MKDLGKTIAKYRKEHKLNQSQLAKELENYDIYVKQNSISAWELGTATPNARQFLALCEILEIYDIYTEFVGQSPLNPFRNLNENGRNKVLEYISDLESTGNYKPAEIIPIHVIRERKVFYNTVSAGTGSFLDGDEYEIFSSPDIPEAATFGVYVDGDSMEPKYHNKDLIWIEQTACLDDGEIGIFYLDGNAYVKKFQNNRLGTYLISLNKKYDPIPVTENSSFKIFGRVLS, from the coding sequence ATGAAAGATTTAGGAAAGACCATTGCTAAATACAGAAAAGAACACAAGCTGAACCAGAGCCAGCTTGCAAAAGAACTGGAAAACTATGATATCTATGTAAAGCAGAATTCAATCAGCGCCTGGGAGCTTGGCACAGCAACACCAAATGCCAGACAGTTTCTCGCTTTATGTGAAATTCTTGAAATATACGATATCTATACAGAGTTTGTTGGTCAGAGTCCTCTTAATCCATTCCGGAACCTGAATGAAAATGGAAGGAACAAGGTGCTTGAATATATCAGCGATCTGGAAAGCACCGGCAACTATAAACCGGCAGAAATCATTCCTATCCATGTGATCAGGGAAAGAAAAGTATTTTACAATACCGTTTCCGCTGGTACCGGCTCTTTTCTTGATGGTGACGAATATGAGATATTCTCCTCTCCTGACATTCCGGAGGCTGCCACATTTGGCGTATATGTAGATGGTGACAGTATGGAACCTAAATACCATAATAAGGATCTCATCTGGATTGAACAGACGGCATGCCTTGATGATGGCGAAATAGGTATCTTCTATCTTGATGGAAACGCATATGTGAAGAAATTTCAGAATAACAGACTCGGAACCTACCTCATATCACTGAATAAAAAATATGATCCGATTCCGGTTACAGAGAACAGTTCCTTCAAAATATTCGGCCGTGTTCTTTCGTAA
- a CDS encoding helix-turn-helix transcriptional regulator — protein sequence MNTDMDIDINTVTDTITCRLVEARADLGITQKELASATGISLKTIANIESKQHIPSLLYAMRIADFFHKPVTSLFCYHSGVQQTPSKGDDLNE from the coding sequence ATGAATACTGATATGGATATAGACATAAACACTGTGACAGACACAATTACTTGCAGACTTGTTGAAGCCAGGGCAGATCTTGGCATTACCCAGAAAGAACTTGCATCAGCAACCGGCATCAGCCTGAAAACTATTGCCAATATCGAGTCAAAACAGCATATTCCTTCTCTGCTATACGCCATGAGAATTGCAGATTTTTTTCACAAACCGGTAACAAGCCTGTTCTGCTATCATTCTGGTGTTCAGCAGACTCCCTCTAAAGGAGATGATCTGAATGAATAA
- a CDS encoding metal-dependent transcriptional regulator encodes MKLHTAGEDYLEAVLILQKKLGMVRSVDVARYMEVSKPSVCYAVGTLREGGFLTTDEKHYLHLTERGLDVAEKIYERHCFLTKHLISIGVDPETAEADACRIEHDISAETYERLKELVTKE; translated from the coding sequence ATGAAACTTCATACTGCCGGAGAGGATTATTTGGAGGCCGTGCTTATACTTCAAAAGAAGCTCGGTATGGTGCGTTCCGTGGATGTTGCCCGGTATATGGAGGTTTCAAAACCCAGCGTATGTTACGCAGTAGGAACTTTACGGGAGGGCGGCTTTCTGACAACAGACGAAAAACATTATCTACACCTGACCGAACGTGGTCTGGATGTGGCTGAAAAAATCTACGAACGCCATTGCTTTTTAACAAAGCACCTCATATCCATAGGTGTTGATCCTGAAACGGCGGAGGCTGATGCCTGCCGGATTGAACATGATATTAGCGCAGAAACCTATGAACGGCTGAAAGAATTAGTCACGAAAGAATAA
- a CDS encoding ABC transporter ATP-binding protein encodes MFALISRILNLSGRYKSRIQAAFLCAFVESILSKMPIFMAFIVLAGFADNTLTGKTCLFVGLGLLAVVVVQTVVHYLSDRLQSAAGFMIFADKRMELGNHLRKMPMGYFTSGNIGKISSVLSTDMVFIEEVSMSTIGNMMSYMLSTLVLAVFMFVLDWRLGLIAVIITLLASLVAKYMNKVSFKEAVGRQNQSENLTDAVLSFAEGIGVIKSYNLLGEKSDELTENFKKSRDVNTKFEQKMTPWTTGLNILYGVGIAAIFGLSVFLHQEGVLSLAYLLGVLLFVFDLFGPLKALYGEATRLTVMNAALDRIEAVLDEPELSDNGKQHIPAQAQPGQSEVLFNDVTFAYQDKEVLHHISFAMKKNSMTALVGPSGSGKSTIANLLARLWDVKSGNVTIRGVDIRNVPLSELMDQISMVFQRVYLFQDTIYNNIIMGKPDATEEEVYEAARKARCYDFIMALPDGFQTVVGEGGATLSGGEKQRISIARCILKDAPIVILDEATASVDTDNESYIQEAISELVKGKTLLVIAHRLNTIQNADQILVIDNGQIAQQGTHEELLKQPGIYQDFVNIRKSAAGWSLA; translated from the coding sequence ATGTTTGCATTGATTTCAAGAATCCTGAACCTCTCCGGGAGGTATAAAAGCCGTATTCAGGCTGCATTTCTATGTGCATTTGTCGAGTCCATTCTCTCCAAAATGCCGATCTTCATGGCGTTTATTGTCTTGGCCGGGTTTGCTGATAATACGCTGACTGGAAAGACCTGTCTGTTTGTCGGACTTGGATTATTAGCTGTTGTAGTGGTTCAGACAGTGGTTCACTATTTGAGCGACCGTCTGCAAAGTGCCGCTGGATTTATGATCTTTGCTGATAAACGGATGGAGTTGGGAAATCATTTAAGAAAAATGCCGATGGGTTACTTTACATCGGGGAATATTGGCAAAATCAGCTCTGTTCTCAGTACGGATATGGTATTCATTGAGGAAGTTTCTATGAGTACCATTGGCAACATGATGAGCTATATGCTGTCTACTTTGGTTTTAGCTGTTTTTATGTTCGTACTGGATTGGAGACTTGGGCTGATTGCGGTAATCATTACCTTGCTGGCATCACTGGTTGCAAAATATATGAATAAGGTTTCCTTCAAGGAGGCTGTCGGGCGTCAAAACCAAAGCGAGAATTTGACGGATGCGGTCTTGTCTTTTGCTGAAGGAATTGGGGTTATCAAAAGTTACAATCTGCTCGGAGAAAAATCTGACGAATTAACGGAAAACTTCAAAAAATCAAGGGATGTCAATACGAAGTTTGAGCAGAAAATGACACCGTGGACCACTGGCTTAAACATTCTCTATGGCGTGGGTATTGCCGCTATCTTCGGTTTATCCGTTTTTTTACATCAGGAAGGCGTACTCTCCCTGGCTTATCTTTTGGGCGTGCTGCTGTTTGTCTTTGATCTCTTTGGACCTCTGAAAGCTCTTTATGGAGAAGCAACCCGACTGACCGTGATGAATGCTGCCCTTGATCGTATTGAAGCGGTATTGGATGAACCGGAACTTTCCGACAACGGCAAGCAGCATATTCCGGCTCAGGCACAGCCGGGACAGTCGGAAGTCCTGTTCAACGATGTTACATTTGCTTATCAGGATAAAGAGGTTCTGCATCATATCAGTTTTGCCATGAAGAAAAATTCTATGACAGCGCTGGTTGGACCGTCCGGTAGCGGTAAGTCCACCATTGCAAACTTGCTGGCGCGACTTTGGGATGTAAAATCCGGCAATGTGACGATAAGGGGCGTGGATATTCGCAATGTACCTCTGTCGGAATTGATGGATCAGATCAGCATGGTATTCCAGCGCGTGTATCTGTTTCAGGACACCATTTACAACAATATCATCATGGGAAAGCCGGATGCCACGGAAGAAGAAGTCTATGAGGCTGCCAGAAAAGCCCGCTGCTATGATTTCATTATGGCTTTGCCCGACGGATTCCAAACGGTGGTTGGTGAGGGCGGTGCAACACTTTCCGGCGGTGAAAAACAGCGTATTTCGATTGCCCGCTGTATTCTGAAAGACGCGCCTATTGTCATTTTGGATGAAGCTACCGCAAGTGTAGATACGGACAATGAAAGCTATATTCAGGAGGCTATTTCCGAATTGGTGAAGGGAAAGACCCTGCTTGTAATCGCTCACCGCCTAAATACCATCCAGAACGCCGATCAGATTTTAGTTATAGACAACGGCCAGATTGCACAGCAAGGAACCCATGAGGAACTTTTGAAACAGCCTGGTATCTATCAGGATTTTGTCAATATCCGAAAGAGTGCGGCTGGCTGGAGTCTTGCTTAA
- a CDS encoding ABC transporter ATP-binding protein has translation MFKKIFEYAGPYKKNMYVATVVVLVSVLMGVLPFVLAYQVISPLVMGDSVETEFVLLRVIGVLICLVLQAVLYGWGLSISHKAAYNTLFRLRVSLQEKFEKLPLGIVEEKGTGTIKKLFVDDVDSLELLLAHSVPEGIANLLIPLVIYVAMFCADWKLALMSLASIPISLLSMVIMYSVGMKRMGPYYQSAQKMNNTIIEYINGMEVVKVFNRESESYENFRKDVTDYRDYTLAWYKAAWPWMAIYGSLLPCTVILTLPLGAWFVLCGISTLPDLILVLCLSLSIGIPLLKALGFMETIPNLNYKITALEQMLNAAPLQAVEDDFHGQDFNISYDHVSFAYQTTQPGPDGKPIIAENEVLHDITLVAKAGQKTALVGESGSGKSTLAKLLIHYYDPQKGSISIGGQKLCDMSLEALNSRISYVAQDQYLFNTSLLENIRLGRLDATDEEVMEAAKKAQCMEFLEKLPQGIHSMAGDAGKMLSGGQRQRISLARAILKDAPIVVLDEATAYADSENEEKMEAAIAELVKGKTLVVIAHKLPAIMNADQICVMDHGKMVATGKHQELIQACPEYQKLWKAAQDSAEWKVSTAKEGR, from the coding sequence ATGTTCAAAAAAATCTTTGAGTACGCAGGGCCATATAAGAAAAATATGTATGTGGCCACGGTCGTTGTACTGGTCAGCGTTCTTATGGGCGTCCTGCCTTTTGTGCTGGCCTATCAGGTCATTTCACCATTGGTTATGGGCGATTCTGTTGAGACAGAATTTGTTTTATTGCGTGTTATAGGGGTTTTGATCTGTCTTGTTTTGCAGGCGGTTTTATATGGATGGGGATTATCAATTTCTCATAAAGCAGCATATAACACATTGTTCCGGCTGCGGGTATCTCTGCAAGAGAAGTTTGAGAAACTTCCCCTTGGCATTGTGGAGGAAAAAGGGACAGGGACAATCAAAAAGCTGTTTGTCGATGATGTGGACAGCTTGGAATTGCTCCTTGCTCATTCAGTCCCGGAGGGTATCGCAAATTTGCTGATCCCGCTGGTGATTTATGTTGCTATGTTTTGTGCGGACTGGAAACTGGCTCTTATGTCTTTGGCCTCTATCCCGATCAGCCTGCTCTCCATGGTCATTATGTACTCTGTTGGAATGAAACGCATGGGTCCCTACTATCAGTCTGCACAGAAAATGAACAACACGATCATTGAGTACATCAATGGTATGGAGGTTGTCAAGGTTTTCAACCGGGAGAGTGAATCTTACGAGAACTTCCGCAAGGATGTAACGGACTATCGGGATTATACCTTGGCATGGTATAAGGCCGCCTGGCCCTGGATGGCGATATACGGAAGTCTGCTGCCCTGCACTGTTATTCTGACTTTGCCTCTTGGAGCATGGTTTGTTCTCTGTGGCATAAGCACTTTACCTGATTTGATTTTAGTCCTCTGCCTTTCCCTCAGCATTGGGATTCCTCTCCTGAAAGCACTGGGCTTTATGGAGACGATTCCGAATCTGAATTATAAGATCACGGCACTTGAACAGATGTTAAATGCGGCACCGCTGCAAGCTGTTGAGGATGATTTCCACGGACAGGATTTTAACATTTCTTACGATCATGTTTCCTTTGCGTATCAGACGACACAGCCTGGCCCAGATGGGAAACCGATAATAGCGGAAAACGAAGTCCTCCACGATATTACCCTTGTGGCAAAAGCAGGACAAAAAACTGCCCTGGTTGGTGAATCCGGTTCTGGCAAGAGCACCCTTGCAAAACTGTTGATCCACTACTATGACCCGCAGAAAGGGAGCATTTCCATTGGCGGGCAGAAACTTTGTGATATGAGCCTGGAGGCATTGAACAGCCGCATTTCCTATGTGGCTCAGGATCAGTACCTGTTTAACACCTCCCTGCTGGAAAATATCCGTCTTGGACGTTTGGATGCTACCGATGAGGAAGTAATGGAGGCGGCGAAGAAAGCCCAGTGTATGGAGTTTCTGGAAAAGCTGCCGCAAGGTATTCACTCCATGGCGGGCGATGCGGGGAAAATGCTTTCCGGGGGGCAGCGCCAGCGAATTTCCCTGGCGCGGGCAATATTGAAGGATGCCCCGATTGTAGTGCTTGACGAGGCCACGGCCTATGCTGATTCAGAAAATGAGGAAAAAATGGAGGCTGCTATTGCGGAGTTGGTGAAGGGAAAAACCTTGGTAGTTATCGCTCACAAACTTCCCGCTATAATGAACGCAGATCAAATATGCGTTATGGATCACGGAAAGATGGTGGCAACCGGAAAACATCAGGAGCTGATTCAAGCTTGCCCAGAATACCAAAAGTTGTGGAAAGCGGCTCAGGACAGCGCCGAGTGGAAAGTATCTACTGCAAAGGAGGGAAGATAA